The following DNA comes from Helicobacter sp. MIT 21-1697.
ATAATCTCACACGCATAAGGAGGAGATATGTCGGCTCTCTTGTTGCTAGGTATGGGTATTGCTGTGATAATAGCTGAAATATTTTTTGGGTCGTTTTTTCTTTTATTTGTGGGTATAGGGCTACTTATCACTGCTGGCATTGAATCTATTGTTGGTTTTCAAACATTTGGTAATCCTTTTGTGTGGCAATCTTTGAGCATTTGTGCGTTTTCGCTTATTTCACTTATGGCATTAAGGAAACCTATAAAATCGTGGTTTAATCACTCGCAAGTCTATACAGATGATTTTCAAAGCGGTGGCGTAGGTGAAATACGACAGGGAATGGTATATTTCAAGGGCACTTTGTGGGCGTATGAAGTGCTAGATTCTCATAAAAATGCAACATCTTGCAAAGATATGCAATCTAGTGCGGATTGTGTAGCCTTGCAAGAGGGAGGCAAGGTTAAGGTGCTAGAGATTAGGGATAATAAGGTGATTATTCAACCGTAACGCTTTTTGCAAGGTTACGTGGCATATCTACATCGTTGCCCAATCGGATTGCCACTTCAAGTGCGAAAAGCTGAAGCACTACCATCATTGCAAAAAACTCTTCCATATAGCTTTGACAAGGTGAGATGAGAATCATATCATCAATGCCCTTAATAGAATGCGCACTTACTGCACAAATAGTTGCATCACGCGCACTTAACTCCTCTACATTGCTTTTAATCTTATCAAAAAGCAAATGTGTAGGCATAAGAGCAAGGGTAAAAAGTTCAGAATCTGCTAATGCAATAGGTCCGTGCTTCATTTCTCCACTTGGATAACCCTCTGCGTGAAGATAGCTAATCTCTTTGAGCTTAAGTGCGCCCTCAAGTGCGAGAGGATAAAATACATCTCGTCCAATAAAGAAAAATCCGTGTCCGTGCAAATATCGCTTTGAGAGACGTTTAATGTGCTCGTGCATATCAGATTGCACATAGGTTTTTTTTGCTGAAGTTACCATTTGTGCGATATGTGTTTCAAGCTCTTTTTGTGTGATATGTCCGCGTATTTTGCCTATATACACGCTTAGAATCCACAGCAACATCATTTGTGTAGCAAATGCCTTTGTGCTTGCTACACCTTTTTCAATCCCTGCGCGCGTGAGCAAAGAAACATCAGATTCTCTCACAATAGAGCTATTATCCACATTGCAAATACACAGGCTTTTTAAGCCATTTTTTTTTGCGAGTTTGAGGGCTTCAAGCGTATCAGCAGTTTCGCCACTTTGGGAGATGACGATAAAAAGTTCATTTGTATTCATCACAGGTTGGGCATAGCGAAATTCACTTGCAATAAGCACATTTGTTTTTATTTTTGCAAGTCGTTCAAAGAGGTATTTTGCGCTTAATCCCGCGTGATAGCTTGTCCCACACGCACAAATATTAATACTTTGTATATCATCAAAAAAGTGAGGTTGTATTTCATTGAGGATAATATCTCCCTCGCTCACACGTCCCATCATCGTTTCAAGGAGAACTTTGTGTTGCTCATAGATTTCTTTTTCCATAAAGTAGCGATACCCTTCTTTTTGCGCATAGCCTTTAGTGGTTTCTAGTTTTTTTGCATTTTTAAGTGTGTTAAATGCGCCAAGTTTCATCACGCCCATATCGCCATCTTGCAGATATACTACACTTTCTGCAAGCCCGATAAGTGGCGCATCAGAGCTTGCGAAATAAATTTCATCTTCTTTTGTTGCACTCCTGCCAATAATAAGCGGTGAGCCATTTTTGGCATAAAAGATACAATCAGGTGCTTTTTTGGTAATGAGTAAAATAGCAAAAGCACCCTTAAGCTGTGCAATAGTTGCTTCAAAGGCTTGAAGAGCATCTGCAAAAGTTTTTGTATATTCCTCAAATAAATGCACAATCACTTCAGTATCCGTTTGCGAGAGGAAAGTATGCCCTTTTTGCTCCAAAGCACTTTTAATTTCTTGATAGTTTTCAATAATGCCATTATGCACGACATTGCTAAAAGCGGCGATATGAGGGTGAGCGTTTGCTTCAGTAGGTTTGCCGTGTGTAGCCCAACGCGTATGTCCGATACTCACGCCAAAATCTAGGGAACTAAAATCTTTGCATTTAGATTCTAAATTGCTTAATTTACCCACAGAGCGAAAAGTTTGCAATTCATTTTGACTTAACACCGCAATTCCTGCACTATCATAACCACGATATTCTAGCTCCTTTAAGCCATTTAAAAGAATCTGTTTTTTTTCATCTCGCCCAATATAGCCTACAATACCGCACATTAGCTCTCCTTATAAAATTAATGTATTTTTTGCATATTTTACTATAAAATTATTCACGCATTATCACACGATGAAGAGAATCTATTTGTATTGAGGAGCAAAGTATTTATGAATAAATGGTGTATGTTGTATTTGTCTGTGGGGCTAAGTGGCGTATTTGGAGATTCATTACCCAATCTTATGCCCGAAGAAAACCAAAATAATAAAAAACATTATCTTTTGCTCTATCCACATAAGGCGGTATATATTTTGCCTTTTTATCATAGTTTGAGCGAACCTACTCCTAGTGAATCTGGTTTGCCAAATAAAGATACAGAAACTAAATTTCAATTTAGCTTTAAGCTTGCTGTGTTTAATGAGCTTTTCTCACCTTATGGATATTTTTATTTTGGTTATACGCAAACAGCGTGGTTTCAAAATTATAATCAAGCAGATTCTCGTCCCTTTAGAGATATAGATTATCAACCTGAATTATTTTATAGTTATGAAGCCCCTATAAGCTTTTTAGGTGGTTCTTTTAAGGATATTTCTTTTGGATATAATCATATCTCAAATGGTGAGAGGGCATTGCGCTCACGCACACAAAATCGTCTTTTGCTCAATATGCGATGGGAATATGACATAGCACCACAAAGTGTATTTGGTATGAGGCTTGGTGCGTGGGTGTATATAGGCAAACATTTAGATGGTTTTATGGCAGATAATCCTGATTTAACTCTTTATCGTGGGTATAATGATATAGGATTGTATTACAAGAGTAATCGTAATTTGCTTGAATTGTATATGCGTCCGCCTATTGCGCGGAGATATTATCCGTATTTTGAGCTAGGTTATACATTGCGCGTAAGCAATAATGTAGGGCTTTATGTCCAATATATAAATGGATATGGGGATAATATGTTTGAATACAAAATGCGCAGCGAACGCATAGGTGTAGGATTCCGATTATGGGACAAATGATATATCTTATAGAAAACTTTTTCTTTACTTGACTTTACAAAAAAAAAAAAAACGATATAATTTTTTTTACTTTTTACAAAAACAGGAGGAAAAAATGAAAGGTTGGTTACGATTGTGTGCTTTTATGTGCTGTATGAGTTTAGGAGTTTTTGCCGATGAGCAGGAGCGTGAAGTAGGAGAAGAGGTAAGCGGGACAGAATACCAAAAAGCAAAGGAAATAATTGCAAAACATCACAAAGTGGTGAATGCAAAGAGTGCAGATGAAAAAACAGGAATCCTTATAGGTATGAGTATCGGGGGAGGTTTGCCTTATAGTGGAAAAGAAACAGCGGGTGATAGTATCAGTTCAGCAGTTGTATCAGCAGGCATTATGGGAGGTTATCAGAAATTCTTTAGCCCACATTCAGGCATTCGCGCTTATGTGAGTTTGCATTCAGGCAAAGGATTTGCTTCATCAAAAGGAACTAATGATACTCCAGTAAAGCAAAGTTTTACAATGTTATCTCTTAATATTGATGGAATGGTGGGTATGAGCATTGGAGAAGATAAGACAAAAAGTCTTGGACTTATTGGAGGGCTTGGATATGCAGCACTTTCTTATGATGATAATTTCTCTGGGCTTGATGGTTCTAAGTCTGGCGCAGTGGTTAATGTAGGAGTATTTTTCAGTGCAGGCAAACATCGCTTTGAGGCACTTGCAAAAATTTTGCCACTAGATTATGTCAATATGCAAAATGATGCAGGCAAAACATCTCTTACAAATGTTTTAGGAACGCTCGGCTATTCTTATGTCTTTTAAGATAAAGCAACTCTTTTGCTTTAATGATTGAGAATCTCAAGTAGATTCTCAATATATTCTTACATTTTTAGCTTCATTTTTTATTTTTTAACAAAAAAATAAAATTACATATTGTATTTGTTACTTTTTGTATCTTTTATAAAATGCTTATGACAAGGGCTTTAGAGCAGTTTTGGCCCATAAGATTCTCTAAAAGTTTTAACAAAAAAATAAAATTACATATTGTATTTATAAATTTTATGCGAAAATACAAAAATTTATTTCAAAGGAGATATGATGAGTAGCATTTTAGGATTTCCTCGTATTGGGAAAAATAGAGAGTTAAAAAAAGCACTAGAGAGCTTTTGGAGTGGGAAGTGTAGTAGCCAAGAATTACAAAACGTAGCAAAAAACTTAAGAGCAAAGCATTGGGAGATACAAAAAGGACTTGATTATGTGTGTGTGAATGATTTTAGCCTCTATGATAATGTATTGGATTTAGCTTATGCGCTTAATGCAAAGCCGCAGAGATTCAAGGATTTAGAGGGCTTAGAGGGGTATTTTGCAATGGCAAGAGGACACAGACAAGGTGTAGCTTGTGAGATGACAAAATGGTTTAATACAAATTATCATTATGTAGTGCCAGAATTGAGTGATGATGACGACTACAAAGCAAATATAGAACATATTAAAGTGCAATATAATGAAGCCTTAAGCTTAGGGTATAAGCCTAAAATATCACTCATTGGGCTTTTTACCTTTTTTGGGTTAAGCAAGATTGTTAAAGGTGATGCGGGGGCGATATTTAATAAATTAAAAAGTGCATATATGGATTTAATAGATGAGGTTTCAGCACTTGGTAATGAAGTAGTGGTAGAATTTAGTGAGCCTATTTTTGCACTTGGACTTAAGGATAATGAGGAACTTTTTACATCTTTGCGTTGCATTTATGATAGGTCTGCGCTAGAGTGTGTCTATAATGAAATAAGCAAAAAGGGCATTAAAGCCATTGTAAGCACATTTTTTGAGCATAGCAATGAACTCAGCGAGATTTTGCTACAAACAGATATTTATGGCATTGGATTAGATTTTATTTATGGCGAAAAAAATAAGCAATCTTTAGAACTTATTGCCAAAAGCAACAAAGTGCTCTACGCTGGGGTAATAGATGGGCGTAATATTTGGGTAGCGGATATAGAATCTAAACTTGCTCTTTTAGAGCATATAGCGACATTTATCCCTAAAGAGCGCATTGTGGTGAGCAGTTCTTGCTCACTTTTGCATTTACCTTTTAGCAAAGAGGGCGAGGATAAAATAGATTCTCAAATCCTCTCTTGGCTTTCTTTCGCACAGGAAAAAATTAAAGAACTGAGCGTTTTGGAGAGCATCTTTAAGGGGCATTCAGATAGTGCAAATCTTGCCTTTTTGCAAGAAAATAAAACGATCAATGCTGCGCGTAAAAATTCTGATAAAACAAATAACAAGGCTGTGCGAGAGCGCGTCTTTAAGCATACACAAAAGGAACGAAGTCTGCCCTTTGCACAACGAATCAAGATTCAAAAAGAGCAGTTTAACTTCCCTATTTTGCCTACAACCACGATTGGCTCATTTCCTCAAACGCCAGAGCTTAGGGCATTGCGCCTTAATTACAAAAAGGGGCAGATAAGCAAGGCACAATATGAAGAAGGCATAAAAGATTACATTAGAGATTGTGTGAGATTCCAAGAAGAAATTGGCATTGATGTGCTTGTGCATGGAGAGCCAGAGCGAAATGATATGGTGGAGTATTTTGGAGAGCAGTTAGACGGGTTTGTGTTTAGCTCTAATGCGTGGGTGCAAAGCTATGGCAGTCGCTGCGTAAAGCCACCGATTATTTTTGGTGATGTGGCGCGTCCAAAGCCTATGACATTAGAGTGGAGTAAATTTGCTCAAAGCCTCACACAAAAGGTGATGAAAGGAATGCTCACAGGTCCTGTAACAATTTTAAATTGGAGTTTTGTGCGCGATGATTTAGAGCGTTGTGAGGTGTGCAAGCAAATAGCTTTAGCCATTGCTGATGAAATTGATGATTTGCAAAAGGGCGGGATTAAAATCATTCAAGTTGATGAAGCCGCATTTAAAGAGGGTTACCCATTGCGGAGTGAAAACATCAAGGCTTATGAGAGTTGGGCATTAGAATGCTTTAAGATTTCTACCGCAGTGGCACTTCCTCAAACGCAGATT
Coding sequences within:
- the metE gene encoding 5-methyltetrahydropteroyltriglutamate--homocysteine S-methyltransferase, translated to MSSILGFPRIGKNRELKKALESFWSGKCSSQELQNVAKNLRAKHWEIQKGLDYVCVNDFSLYDNVLDLAYALNAKPQRFKDLEGLEGYFAMARGHRQGVACEMTKWFNTNYHYVVPELSDDDDYKANIEHIKVQYNEALSLGYKPKISLIGLFTFFGLSKIVKGDAGAIFNKLKSAYMDLIDEVSALGNEVVVEFSEPIFALGLKDNEELFTSLRCIYDRSALECVYNEISKKGIKAIVSTFFEHSNELSEILLQTDIYGIGLDFIYGEKNKQSLELIAKSNKVLYAGVIDGRNIWVADIESKLALLEHIATFIPKERIVVSSSCSLLHLPFSKEGEDKIDSQILSWLSFAQEKIKELSVLESIFKGHSDSANLAFLQENKTINAARKNSDKTNNKAVRERVFKHTQKERSLPFAQRIKIQKEQFNFPILPTTTIGSFPQTPELRALRLNYKKGQISKAQYEEGIKDYIRDCVRFQEEIGIDVLVHGEPERNDMVEYFGEQLDGFVFSSNAWVQSYGSRCVKPPIIFGDVARPKPMTLEWSKFAQSLTQKVMKGMLTGPVTILNWSFVRDDLERCEVCKQIALAIADEIDDLQKGGIKIIQVDEAAFKEGYPLRSENIKAYESWALECFKISTAVALPQTQIHTHMCYSEFNDIIKTIEALDADVISIETARSGNELLKVFKQVGYTNEVGPGVYDIHSPRIPSVEELKVQIKALLEVLPKEQLWINPDCGLKTRKWEEVKPSLKNIVEAVKSVRESL
- a CDS encoding NfeD family protein encodes the protein MSALLLLGMGIAVIIAEIFFGSFFLLFVGIGLLITAGIESIVGFQTFGNPFVWQSLSICAFSLISLMALRKPIKSWFNHSQVYTDDFQSGGVGEIRQGMVYFKGTLWAYEVLDSHKNATSCKDMQSSADCVALQEGGKVKVLEIRDNKVIIQP
- a CDS encoding phospholipase A; this translates as MNKWCMLYLSVGLSGVFGDSLPNLMPEENQNNKKHYLLLYPHKAVYILPFYHSLSEPTPSESGLPNKDTETKFQFSFKLAVFNELFSPYGYFYFGYTQTAWFQNYNQADSRPFRDIDYQPELFYSYEAPISFLGGSFKDISFGYNHISNGERALRSRTQNRLLLNMRWEYDIAPQSVFGMRLGAWVYIGKHLDGFMADNPDLTLYRGYNDIGLYYKSNRNLLELYMRPPIARRYYPYFELGYTLRVSNNVGLYVQYINGYGDNMFEYKMRSERIGVGFRLWDK
- the glmS gene encoding glutamine--fructose-6-phosphate transaminase (isomerizing) — encoded protein: MCGIVGYIGRDEKKQILLNGLKELEYRGYDSAGIAVLSQNELQTFRSVGKLSNLESKCKDFSSLDFGVSIGHTRWATHGKPTEANAHPHIAAFSNVVHNGIIENYQEIKSALEQKGHTFLSQTDTEVIVHLFEEYTKTFADALQAFEATIAQLKGAFAILLITKKAPDCIFYAKNGSPLIIGRSATKEDEIYFASSDAPLIGLAESVVYLQDGDMGVMKLGAFNTLKNAKKLETTKGYAQKEGYRYFMEKEIYEQHKVLLETMMGRVSEGDIILNEIQPHFFDDIQSINICACGTSYHAGLSAKYLFERLAKIKTNVLIASEFRYAQPVMNTNELFIVISQSGETADTLEALKLAKKNGLKSLCICNVDNSSIVRESDVSLLTRAGIEKGVASTKAFATQMMLLWILSVYIGKIRGHITQKELETHIAQMVTSAKKTYVQSDMHEHIKRLSKRYLHGHGFFFIGRDVFYPLALEGALKLKEISYLHAEGYPSGEMKHGPIALADSELFTLALMPTHLLFDKIKSNVEELSARDATICAVSAHSIKGIDDMILISPCQSYMEEFFAMMVVLQLFALEVAIRLGNDVDMPRNLAKSVTVE
- a CDS encoding outer membrane beta-barrel protein, whose protein sequence is MKGWLRLCAFMCCMSLGVFADEQEREVGEEVSGTEYQKAKEIIAKHHKVVNAKSADEKTGILIGMSIGGGLPYSGKETAGDSISSAVVSAGIMGGYQKFFSPHSGIRAYVSLHSGKGFASSKGTNDTPVKQSFTMLSLNIDGMVGMSIGEDKTKSLGLIGGLGYAALSYDDNFSGLDGSKSGAVVNVGVFFSAGKHRFEALAKILPLDYVNMQNDAGKTSLTNVLGTLGYSYVF